A single window of Rubripirellula lacrimiformis DNA harbors:
- a CDS encoding DUF1501 domain-containing protein, translated as MSYPPHITERSRRYFLGQCGIGLGKMAAAGLLTGSLGGAGAARAATEARASSQAGDPPTPSNALTSRQPHFAPRAKAVIHLFMAGAPSQLELFDPKPTLSQLEGKPLPPSVIGNQRYAFIQPDAAVLGPQFSFDQYGDSGAVLGQPMAALGKVADEICFIRSCTTDQFNHAPAQIFFNTGFSQPGRPCLGSWTLYGLGSETQDLPAFVVLSTGAGVSGGTALWSSGFMPTLYTGVPFRSGRDPILNVATPDKFTGKLQHDTFDVINQLNAQRLSRVGDPEIATRMASYEMAARLQTTAPELMNLGSESQETLDLYGCQPEKPSFARACLLARRMVQRGVRFINIYHSGWDAHSNVKGNSESNCKQTVQATAGLIQDLKRHGLLDETLVIWGGEFGRTPMVETNPSLGRLAGRDHHPQAFTMWMAGGGVKRGTTYGATDEFGFHITENPVHVHDIQATIMHLLGFDHERLTYHHAGRDFRLTDVHGRVVHDLIA; from the coding sequence ATGTCATATCCACCGCACATCACCGAACGGTCGCGTCGCTACTTCCTGGGTCAATGTGGAATCGGCTTGGGCAAAATGGCCGCCGCCGGTCTGCTGACGGGATCGCTTGGCGGCGCCGGTGCGGCTCGCGCAGCAACCGAAGCCCGCGCTTCTAGTCAAGCGGGTGATCCGCCCACGCCAAGCAACGCACTGACATCGCGGCAGCCCCATTTTGCGCCGCGTGCCAAGGCGGTGATTCACCTGTTCATGGCAGGTGCACCAAGCCAGTTGGAACTGTTCGATCCCAAGCCGACGCTAAGCCAGCTAGAAGGCAAACCCTTGCCACCGTCGGTCATCGGCAACCAACGCTATGCGTTTATCCAGCCGGACGCCGCCGTCCTAGGTCCCCAGTTTTCGTTTGACCAATATGGTGACAGCGGCGCGGTCTTGGGCCAACCGATGGCAGCTTTGGGCAAAGTCGCAGACGAAATCTGTTTCATCCGATCGTGCACGACCGACCAATTCAATCACGCCCCAGCTCAGATCTTTTTCAACACCGGATTCTCGCAGCCGGGTCGGCCCTGCTTGGGATCCTGGACTTTGTATGGGTTGGGATCGGAAACCCAGGACCTACCCGCATTTGTCGTGTTAAGCACCGGTGCCGGCGTCAGTGGTGGCACCGCGCTGTGGTCCAGCGGATTCATGCCCACGCTGTACACCGGAGTGCCATTTCGCAGCGGACGCGATCCAATTCTGAACGTGGCCACACCGGATAAGTTCACCGGCAAACTGCAACACGACACGTTCGATGTCATCAACCAATTGAACGCCCAACGGCTCTCCCGCGTCGGCGACCCGGAAATTGCCACTCGAATGGCCTCGTACGAGATGGCGGCGCGGCTTCAAACGACGGCACCGGAATTGATGAACCTGGGCAGCGAGTCCCAAGAGACGCTGGATCTGTATGGCTGCCAACCCGAGAAACCATCCTTTGCTCGAGCCTGTTTGCTGGCCCGTCGGATGGTCCAACGTGGCGTTCGGTTCATCAACATCTATCATTCCGGATGGGACGCGCACAGCAACGTCAAAGGCAATTCGGAATCCAACTGCAAACAGACAGTGCAGGCGACCGCGGGATTGATCCAAGACCTTAAACGCCACGGGTTGCTGGACGAAACGCTGGTGATCTGGGGAGGCGAGTTTGGCCGCACGCCAATGGTCGAAACGAACCCGTCGCTGGGACGGTTGGCCGGACGCGACCACCACCCGCAAGCGTTCACGATGTGGATGGCCGGAGGCGGTGTCAAACGAGGCACCACCTACGGCGCGACCGACGAATTCGGATTCCACATCACGGAAAACCCGGTCCACGTCCACGACATCCAAGCCACCATCATGCATTTGCTAGGCTTCGATCACGAACGACTGACCTACCACCATGCAGGCCGCGACTTCCGATTGACCGACGTCCACGGCCGAGTCGTCCACGACCTGATCGCCTGA
- a CDS encoding DUF1501 domain-containing protein produces MSDMVNSELLREQSRLEMTRRYFFGSGVKGLGAAALAGLLSGNGLSEAATRAIAPKAKRVIYLFQSGGPTQLDLFDYKPELAKLHGSDVPESVFGGQRLTGMTAGQTRFPVASSAFDFAQCGSSGAWLNKELLPHLANVVNDVCFIRSMHTEAINHDPAITFFQSGFQLAGRPSIGAWMSYGLGSENENLPAFVAMTSNRGGQALYDRLWGAGFLPSKHQGVRFRSGKDPVLYLNNPDGINAGVRRSTLDHIRRLNELHHAEVGDPEIQTRIAQYEMAFRMQTSVPELTDVSGESEHTFRLYGEDARKPGTYAYNVLLARRLSERGVRFVQLFHRGWDTHNGLVKQLRSRCRETDQASAGLITDLKQRGLLDETLVVWGGEFGRTVYCQGELGKATYGRDHHPRCFTMWMAGGGVQGGMTYGETDDYSYNITQNPVSVHDLHATMLHQLGIDHEKLTYKFQGRHYRLTDVHGQVVKDVLA; encoded by the coding sequence ATGAGTGACATGGTGAACAGCGAGCTCCTGCGGGAACAGTCTCGTTTGGAAATGACGCGTCGCTATTTCTTTGGAAGCGGCGTGAAAGGATTGGGGGCGGCCGCGCTGGCCGGACTGCTTTCGGGCAATGGGCTGTCCGAAGCCGCGACGCGTGCGATTGCGCCGAAGGCAAAACGTGTGATCTATCTGTTCCAAAGTGGCGGCCCTACCCAATTGGACTTGTTCGACTACAAGCCCGAATTAGCCAAACTGCACGGCAGCGATGTGCCCGAATCGGTTTTCGGCGGCCAGCGGTTGACCGGAATGACGGCCGGCCAGACTCGATTTCCAGTGGCCAGTTCCGCCTTTGACTTTGCCCAGTGCGGCAGCAGCGGCGCCTGGCTGAACAAAGAACTGCTGCCGCATCTGGCCAATGTTGTCAACGACGTTTGCTTCATCCGGTCGATGCACACCGAAGCGATCAACCACGATCCGGCCATCACCTTCTTTCAGTCAGGATTCCAGCTAGCCGGCCGGCCCAGTATCGGTGCCTGGATGAGTTACGGTCTGGGCAGCGAGAACGAGAACCTGCCTGCCTTCGTGGCGATGACGTCCAATCGCGGTGGTCAGGCTCTTTACGACCGGCTTTGGGGAGCCGGTTTTTTGCCGTCGAAGCATCAAGGGGTGCGATTCCGGTCCGGCAAGGATCCGGTACTGTATTTGAACAACCCCGATGGTATCAACGCCGGTGTTCGCCGCAGCACGCTGGACCATATCCGTCGTTTGAACGAATTGCACCATGCCGAAGTCGGTGATCCCGAGATCCAGACTCGCATCGCTCAGTACGAGATGGCGTTTCGGATGCAGACATCGGTGCCCGAGTTGACCGATGTATCGGGCGAATCCGAGCATACGTTTCGGCTGTATGGCGAAGACGCTCGCAAACCGGGAACCTATGCCTACAACGTCTTGCTTGCGCGTCGGCTGTCAGAGCGTGGTGTTCGGTTCGTGCAACTGTTCCATCGCGGATGGGACACTCACAATGGGCTGGTGAAACAGCTTCGATCCCGTTGCCGCGAAACCGATCAAGCATCCGCAGGGCTGATCACGGATCTGAAACAACGGGGGCTGCTGGACGAAACACTGGTGGTTTGGGGGGGCGAGTTTGGCCGGACGGTGTACTGCCAGGGCGAACTGGGCAAAGCAACCTACGGCCGTGATCACCATCCACGCTGCTTCACGATGTGGATGGCCGGCGGTGGCGTCCAAGGAGGAATGACCTACGGTGAAACGGACGACTATTCCTACAACATCACGCAGAATCCAGTCAGTGTCCACGATCTGCATGCGACCATGCTGCACCAATTGGGGATCGATCACGAAAAGCTAACCTACAAGTTCCAAGGCCGGCACTATCGGCTAACCGACGTCCACGGCCAAGTGGTGAAGGACGTCTTGGCGTAA
- a CDS encoding DUF1553 domain-containing protein, with amino-acid sequence MVSSSLVKRWRWLPGAWLICWFGLGIDGVAAELDNEIRFDRDVLPILSDTCFPCHGPDPQARQADLRFDLESAAKGDPDGSPVIVPFQPQDSEFVRRLLTDDAGEVMPPPDARRLLTDAEKQTLVRWVRQGAVWGQHWAFVQPERPPLPAVADTTWVRNGIDRFVLARLESEGLHPAEPASKAKLIRRVTLDLTGLPPTPQEVADFLDDQRPDAYERVVDRLLKSPRYGEQMAMPWLDAARFADTDGYQFDGPRVMWRWRDWVIDAYNRNMPFDQFTIQQLAGDLLPNPSIDQLIATGFNRNHRYNSEAGIVVDEFLLENAVDRVDTTSTVWLGLTMGCARCHDHKYDPVSQKDYYQLIAYFNNVPEAGRAIKAGNSEPYILAPTAAQQQRLDGLDRRVEDAEAALKSATMVASQHKWEALIADGNDTTNLSAGHQRSGKQAPTNQTLVRRGLRQHYAFSGTLPADSKVQSGTERYEPGPVGDALKCDGDTVIAVANRSTGKVKKAKSRFTDFSCAEPYSLSFWIRPTAVKHGVVLSRQETGMGRKGVSVELRDGHLVFSVISRWVAGAGVVVTQSKLAPGEWVHVSVSNDGSQRATAQKIYLDGVAVPVTVELNTNSNTGGAGKSDPLRIGGGPHGPNFTGSIDEVRYDSHELTPDEALVIAEPATVREIANIDPPKRTDRQTAKLRAAFYENGPGRDVYQTYLDAIANRQQYAATLPTCMVMAEDPNPKPTFVRVRGVYHDLGDQVERDVPAVLPPMSADLPRNRLGLAKWIVSDQNPLTARVTVNRYWQKYFGTGIVQTTEDFGIQGDMPSHRGLLDWLATEFLRTQWDVAGMQRLIVTSATYRQSSNMTPEHLQRDPANRLLARGPRTRLPGPVLRDQALFVSGLLVETVGGPSVSPYQPDDLWIEMSMGQRYRQSKGADLFRRSLYTTWKRTVNPPSMAILDAADRESCWVGIKRTNTPLQALTLLNETAFVEAARHLASRMIREGEGDPIGFGFRCVTACDPSDHERAILEDAAAEYWSIYRADPEAAGKLIATGSTAVNADLNPARLAAYTAIANVLLNLDQVISNE; translated from the coding sequence ATGGTTTCTAGCAGTCTCGTGAAACGATGGCGATGGCTGCCAGGGGCATGGTTGATCTGTTGGTTCGGCTTAGGCATCGATGGTGTCGCAGCCGAACTGGACAATGAAATACGGTTTGATCGCGACGTGCTGCCGATCCTTTCGGACACCTGCTTTCCCTGTCACGGCCCTGATCCACAGGCACGCCAGGCGGACTTGCGATTCGATCTGGAATCGGCTGCCAAGGGGGATCCAGACGGATCGCCGGTGATCGTCCCGTTCCAACCCCAGGACAGCGAATTCGTGCGGCGACTGCTGACCGACGATGCCGGCGAGGTGATGCCGCCACCGGATGCGCGGCGGTTGCTGACAGATGCGGAAAAGCAAACCCTGGTCCGTTGGGTCCGTCAGGGCGCCGTTTGGGGGCAACATTGGGCGTTCGTCCAACCAGAACGTCCACCGTTGCCCGCGGTGGCGGATACGACATGGGTACGCAACGGCATCGATCGGTTTGTGCTGGCGCGATTGGAAAGCGAAGGGCTTCATCCGGCTGAACCCGCATCCAAAGCGAAACTGATTCGGCGAGTCACTTTGGATCTGACCGGTTTGCCGCCGACGCCCCAGGAAGTGGCGGATTTCCTGGACGATCAGCGACCGGATGCCTACGAACGCGTCGTCGATCGGTTGCTAAAGTCGCCACGCTATGGCGAGCAAATGGCGATGCCATGGTTGGATGCCGCACGATTTGCAGATACCGACGGCTATCAATTCGATGGACCGCGTGTGATGTGGCGTTGGCGGGATTGGGTGATCGATGCGTACAACCGAAATATGCCGTTCGATCAGTTTACGATCCAACAGCTGGCCGGCGACCTGCTTCCCAACCCTAGCATCGATCAGTTGATTGCCACCGGATTCAACCGCAACCATCGGTATAACTCCGAAGCCGGAATCGTGGTCGATGAGTTCCTGCTGGAAAATGCGGTCGATCGAGTTGATACGACCAGCACGGTCTGGTTAGGGCTGACGATGGGGTGTGCGCGATGTCATGATCACAAATACGATCCTGTGTCGCAAAAAGACTATTACCAGTTGATTGCGTACTTCAACAACGTTCCCGAAGCCGGTCGTGCGATCAAGGCCGGGAATTCGGAACCCTACATCCTGGCACCGACTGCAGCGCAGCAGCAACGACTCGATGGACTCGATCGACGTGTCGAAGATGCCGAGGCTGCGCTGAAATCGGCGACCATGGTTGCTTCCCAACACAAATGGGAAGCTTTGATTGCCGATGGTAACGACACGACCAATTTATCCGCTGGTCACCAACGATCTGGCAAACAAGCACCCACAAACCAAACCTTGGTGCGACGTGGTCTGCGACAGCATTACGCATTCAGCGGTACCTTGCCGGCGGATTCCAAAGTTCAATCGGGAACCGAACGTTACGAACCGGGGCCTGTGGGCGACGCCTTGAAGTGCGACGGCGACACGGTCATTGCGGTTGCCAATCGATCGACAGGTAAGGTCAAAAAAGCGAAGTCCCGGTTCACCGATTTCAGTTGTGCCGAACCTTACAGTCTTTCATTTTGGATTCGGCCCACCGCGGTGAAGCACGGCGTCGTGCTATCACGTCAAGAGACCGGAATGGGACGCAAAGGAGTTTCTGTCGAACTGCGTGACGGTCATCTGGTGTTCAGCGTGATCAGTCGCTGGGTTGCCGGTGCCGGGGTGGTCGTTACCCAATCGAAACTGGCCCCTGGCGAATGGGTCCACGTGAGCGTCAGCAATGATGGGTCGCAGCGTGCCACCGCACAGAAAATCTATCTGGACGGAGTCGCGGTTCCAGTCACCGTCGAACTGAACACCAACAGCAACACCGGCGGAGCGGGGAAGTCGGATCCGCTGCGTATCGGCGGCGGGCCGCATGGGCCAAACTTTACCGGATCGATCGACGAGGTTCGGTACGATTCGCACGAACTGACACCGGACGAAGCTTTGGTCATCGCCGAGCCCGCCACGGTCCGCGAAATCGCGAACATCGATCCGCCGAAGCGGACCGATCGACAAACAGCCAAGCTGCGTGCGGCGTTCTACGAAAATGGTCCTGGACGTGATGTCTATCAGACCTATTTGGATGCCATCGCCAATCGCCAACAGTATGCGGCAACGCTTCCGACATGCATGGTGATGGCAGAAGATCCGAATCCCAAACCGACCTTCGTCCGAGTTCGCGGGGTCTATCACGACTTGGGGGATCAAGTCGAACGGGACGTTCCCGCGGTACTGCCGCCGATGTCGGCCGATCTGCCACGCAACCGCCTGGGGCTGGCGAAATGGATCGTGTCGGACCAGAACCCGTTGACGGCGCGGGTGACCGTCAATCGATATTGGCAAAAGTACTTCGGCACCGGGATCGTTCAAACCACGGAAGATTTTGGAATCCAAGGCGATATGCCCAGCCACCGCGGATTGCTGGATTGGCTTGCGACCGAGTTTCTTCGAACGCAGTGGGATGTCGCCGGCATGCAGCGATTGATCGTTACCAGCGCGACCTACCGTCAGTCGTCCAACATGACGCCCGAACATTTGCAGCGTGATCCAGCGAACCGGTTGCTTGCACGCGGACCGCGAACTCGATTGCCCGGTCCGGTGCTTCGTGACCAAGCACTGTTCGTCAGTGGTCTGTTGGTGGAAACGGTGGGTGGTCCATCGGTCAGCCCCTATCAGCCCGATGATCTGTGGATCGAAATGTCGATGGGCCAGCGCTATCGCCAATCCAAGGGGGCGGATCTGTTTCGTCGCAGTCTGTATACAACTTGGAAACGGACGGTGAACCCGCCCAGTATGGCGATTTTGGATGCTGCCGATCGCGAGTCCTGTTGGGTGGGAATCAAACGCACCAATACGCCCCTGCAAGCGTTGACGTTGTTGAACGAGACTGCGTTTGTCGAAGCGGCACGTCATCTTGCTAGCCGGATGATCCGTGAAGGCGAAGGCGATCCCATCGGGTTTGGATTTCGCTGCGTGACCGCTTGCGATCCAAGCGACCACGAACGAGCGATTCTAGAAGACGCGGCGGCCGAATACTGGTCCATCTATCGGGCGGATCCCGAGGCCGCGGGGAAATTGATCGCGACAGGGTCAACTGCCGTGAACGCCGATTTGAATCCCGCTCGATTGGCGGCTTACACAGCGATCGCAAACGTGCTGTTGAACTTGGACCAGGTGATTTCGAATGAGTGA
- a CDS encoding 3-deoxy-7-phosphoheptulonate synthase, whose protein sequence is MTNPVPSQRTDDQRTDDLRIGAIKDLLPPRQLIDEIPVESDVAKTVLEGRRGIQDVLHYRDDRMVVVVGPCSIHDPDAAREYAELLAAQQQKHAADLLIVMRVYFEKPRTTVGWKGLINDPGLDDSFEINRGLRTARGLLRDINALGLPTGTEFLDLISPQYVADLVSWGAIGARTTESQGHRELASGLSCPVGFKNGTSGNVQIAVDAICSASRPHHFLSVTKDGTSAIFATSGNEDCHVIMRGGIHTNYDAASIDMASAALEKAKLSPRIMVDCSHANSRKIFKRQRYVCRDVCSQVADGDKRVMGVMIESNLIEGNQKLSSDPLQRGVSVTDSCIGWDDTIGILDDLAKAVRDRRG, encoded by the coding sequence ATGACCAATCCCGTTCCAAGCCAGCGAACCGATGACCAGCGTACCGACGACCTGCGGATCGGTGCCATCAAGGACCTGTTGCCACCTCGTCAACTGATCGACGAAATTCCCGTCGAATCGGACGTCGCCAAGACGGTTTTAGAAGGCCGGCGCGGAATCCAGGACGTGCTGCACTACCGTGATGACCGGATGGTGGTCGTCGTCGGTCCGTGTTCGATCCATGATCCCGACGCGGCGCGTGAGTACGCGGAATTGTTGGCAGCCCAGCAACAGAAGCATGCGGCGGACCTGTTGATCGTGATGCGAGTCTATTTCGAAAAGCCTCGGACCACGGTCGGCTGGAAAGGGTTGATCAACGATCCCGGGCTGGATGACAGTTTCGAGATCAATCGAGGGCTTCGGACCGCTCGCGGACTGCTGCGAGACATCAATGCGTTGGGCCTGCCGACGGGGACCGAGTTTTTGGATCTGATTTCACCTCAATACGTGGCGGATCTGGTTTCCTGGGGCGCGATCGGTGCACGGACGACCGAAAGCCAGGGGCACCGCGAATTGGCGTCGGGTTTGTCCTGCCCGGTCGGATTCAAGAACGGTACCAGCGGGAATGTCCAGATTGCCGTCGATGCGATCTGCAGCGCCAGCCGGCCGCACCATTTTCTGTCGGTCACCAAAGACGGGACCTCGGCCATCTTTGCGACCTCAGGCAACGAAGACTGTCACGTGATCATGCGAGGCGGAATTCACACCAACTACGACGCGGCCAGTATCGACATGGCATCGGCGGCTCTTGAAAAAGCCAAGCTGTCGCCGCGGATCATGGTCGATTGTTCGCATGCCAATAGCCGCAAAATTTTTAAACGCCAACGCTACGTTTGTCGTGACGTGTGCAGCCAAGTCGCCGACGGTGACAAGCGAGTGATGGGGGTCATGATCGAGAGCAATTTGATCGAAGGAAACCAAAAACTGAGCAGCGATCCACTTCAACGTGGCGTCAGCGTCACGGATTCCTGTATCGGTTGGGACGACACGATCGGAATCTTGGATGATCTGGCCAAAGCGGTGCGGGATCGACGCGGCTAA
- a CDS encoding mechanosensitive ion channel domain-containing protein yields MPRSMMTRPNHSTSPRDCLMPRLGGNLHFAGYPRAAACPVWTWLMMAAIAASTCAVTATAQNITYSAPYSSTVYPSSSYPSSSYPSSSYPSQSYPSSSYPVTSYPSSSYPTNSYPSSGYVSGQSVIIESSPTVITGSSYPTSSYPSNSYPSTSYPATNHTSSGTTTNTSSSSLPQHGSSSQTTSTKSTDSRMQIPTLQPRTASTANDQSKSQADDGESPFRHNNAFRRDADSMDEADAQLISNRILPARSRYPINRGLEYDRQPENYLSPYRISMIQAARESANRFRQYAQTASPIAADVADQNAAFADQWAELATTYGELATRVTDAQNDLDSTSRDFDDVTAKITHYGLTPTVGMLLRHKKDQLAQWRVNDSMTLLAGGELSRSRQRQLEIEMVRYDGSDPAIESEEILKQAGLDPTHASRQLLLGDVQDLLRQRYHWVNSLRQGYQDYQQKLGELDSATTAAAQLTAEYQTLINRHITWIRSDEPLGFSDLSKIKGGLSALFDSRRSEAFGFSFGRKWNDNPIAGLGLMLSFILIFFARWRAKSWLVSIGARKRLEDASDSTRKLVAGILTILVAIAIPGQLYAIAYWLGSGIVSESTLNASTAIYAAALVAWFIEIPRQLLRNLGYIHKHVAVELPRRERASTYLSVIGFGLVLSAYLITLTGLIDHGMWRGSLTRFAFIATMMLVTWTFHLALRPTGGFLEPMIAKFGGAVIHRVRVLIYLAGIGFPLAMIGLSTLGYGFTANELIMRAIISMACMLTAATLWPGVKILSARAWHALTGAGPKSPSKDEYGTIPSQDEAHVTGALGEHFLELKHHLAFLCQCTLVVLAVVCFAWLWIDVFPNARMGNPVVWTIQDTVTQSALDATGQTTTHSITEETPITALHLLLAAATLFVAFQLAKLLPALFDALVLQRVSFDEGMEHFSLVLGRFLLFGVGCLVASNLVGIRWQTIQWLAVGLTIGLGFGLQDMVRNLFGGLIVLFEKPARLGDFISVGKVTGRIAAQKLRTTVLSDDEGREVIIPNKNFVSEEVVNWMGAGRLNVIPIEVAVTRDERPADICRLLYELVLEQDDVLLTPAPQATLVCIGQRSQRIEVRAWIEEGQDAHRFRDSLLTVTRRFLEERKLLAKNQPTQPSIHEAGDEPRRSPFHPKNARKRSA; encoded by the coding sequence ATGCCGCGGTCGATGATGACTCGTCCCAACCATTCGACGTCCCCACGCGATTGCCTGATGCCGCGTTTGGGCGGAAATCTGCATTTCGCCGGATATCCGCGTGCCGCAGCCTGTCCGGTTTGGACCTGGTTGATGATGGCTGCGATCGCGGCGTCGACGTGCGCTGTGACGGCAACCGCCCAGAACATCACCTATTCGGCCCCCTATTCGTCGACGGTCTATCCCAGCTCGTCGTATCCCAGCTCGTCGTATCCCAGCTCGTCGTATCCCAGCCAGTCGTATCCCAGCTCGTCGTATCCGGTCACTTCGTATCCCAGTTCGTCGTATCCCACGAATTCCTATCCTTCGTCGGGCTACGTCAGCGGCCAAAGCGTGATCATCGAATCGTCGCCAACCGTGATCACCGGTTCCAGCTATCCCACTAGCAGTTACCCCAGCAACAGTTACCCAAGCACCAGCTACCCGGCGACCAACCACACTTCATCGGGGACCACGACGAACACGTCCTCTTCGTCGTTGCCCCAACACGGTTCCAGCTCGCAAACGACGTCAACGAAATCGACAGATTCCCGGATGCAGATCCCCACACTGCAGCCGCGGACCGCATCCACCGCGAACGACCAGTCCAAGAGCCAAGCGGATGATGGCGAATCGCCATTTCGCCACAACAATGCGTTCCGGCGGGATGCCGATTCCATGGACGAAGCCGACGCACAACTGATCAGCAACCGAATTCTTCCGGCACGATCGCGTTACCCAATCAATCGCGGCCTGGAATACGATCGGCAGCCGGAAAACTATCTGTCGCCGTACCGCATCTCCATGATTCAAGCGGCAAGGGAATCAGCGAACCGGTTCCGCCAATACGCACAGACGGCCTCTCCGATTGCGGCCGACGTCGCTGACCAAAACGCTGCTTTCGCAGACCAGTGGGCAGAACTTGCCACGACCTATGGCGAACTGGCCACGCGAGTCACCGATGCTCAGAACGACCTGGATTCGACCAGCCGCGATTTCGACGATGTCACCGCCAAGATCACTCACTACGGTCTGACGCCAACCGTCGGCATGTTGTTGAGGCACAAGAAGGACCAACTGGCCCAATGGCGGGTCAATGATTCCATGACGTTGCTTGCCGGCGGTGAACTCAGCCGATCACGCCAAAGACAGCTGGAAATCGAGATGGTCCGCTACGACGGATCGGATCCAGCGATCGAATCGGAAGAAATCCTAAAACAAGCCGGGCTAGATCCCACCCACGCCAGCCGCCAATTGTTGCTCGGCGATGTCCAGGATCTGCTTCGTCAACGCTATCACTGGGTCAATTCGCTTCGCCAGGGATATCAGGACTATCAGCAAAAACTTGGCGAACTGGATTCGGCGACCACGGCCGCGGCGCAGCTGACCGCCGAATATCAAACGCTGATCAACCGACACATCACTTGGATTCGCAGTGACGAACCACTCGGGTTTTCGGACCTTTCGAAAATCAAAGGTGGACTATCGGCGCTGTTCGATTCGCGTCGCAGCGAAGCTTTTGGGTTTTCGTTTGGGCGCAAGTGGAACGACAATCCGATCGCCGGATTGGGGCTGATGCTGTCGTTCATCTTGATTTTCTTTGCCCGTTGGCGTGCCAAATCATGGTTGGTCAGCATCGGTGCTAGAAAACGATTGGAGGACGCGTCGGACAGCACTCGCAAACTAGTCGCAGGAATCCTCACCATCTTGGTCGCCATCGCGATTCCGGGACAACTGTATGCAATCGCTTATTGGCTGGGCAGTGGAATCGTTTCCGAGTCCACGCTGAACGCATCGACCGCCATCTATGCCGCCGCCCTGGTGGCCTGGTTCATTGAAATCCCACGCCAATTGCTGCGAAATTTGGGTTACATCCACAAACACGTCGCCGTCGAACTGCCACGTCGCGAACGAGCGTCGACCTACTTGTCGGTGATCGGATTCGGTTTGGTTTTGTCCGCCTATTTGATCACGTTGACCGGGCTGATTGATCACGGAATGTGGCGAGGATCACTGACGCGTTTCGCATTCATCGCAACGATGATGCTGGTCACCTGGACATTCCACTTAGCCCTGCGACCGACCGGTGGGTTCCTAGAACCGATGATCGCCAAGTTCGGGGGCGCTGTGATCCACCGGGTTCGCGTCCTGATCTATCTTGCCGGGATCGGATTCCCGCTGGCAATGATTGGACTCTCGACGCTTGGGTACGGATTCACTGCGAACGAATTGATCATGCGAGCGATCATATCGATGGCCTGCATGCTGACCGCGGCGACGCTATGGCCAGGTGTCAAAATACTGTCCGCTCGCGCCTGGCACGCACTGACCGGTGCCGGCCCCAAGTCGCCTTCGAAAGACGAGTACGGAACGATCCCATCGCAGGACGAAGCGCACGTCACCGGTGCCTTGGGCGAGCACTTTTTGGAACTGAAGCATCACTTGGCGTTTCTGTGCCAATGCACACTAGTCGTGCTAGCGGTAGTGTGTTTCGCATGGCTGTGGATCGACGTTTTCCCGAATGCACGCATGGGGAATCCCGTCGTCTGGACGATCCAGGACACGGTCACTCAGTCCGCACTGGATGCCACCGGCCAAACCACCACGCATTCGATCACCGAAGAAACTCCGATCACGGCGCTGCACCTGTTGTTGGCAGCGGCGACTCTGTTTGTGGCTTTTCAATTGGCCAAACTATTGCCGGCCCTATTCGATGCCTTGGTTCTGCAACGGGTATCGTTTGATGAAGGCATGGAACACTTTTCGTTGGTGCTGGGCCGGTTTCTGTTGTTTGGCGTCGGCTGCCTTGTAGCCAGCAACCTGGTCGGCATCCGCTGGCAAACGATCCAGTGGTTGGCTGTCGGTTTGACGATCGGGTTGGGATTCGGATTGCAAGACATGGTCCGCAACCTGTTCGGCGGGCTGATCGTGTTGTTCGAAAAACCGGCTCGCCTTGGCGATTTCATCTCGGTCGGCAAAGTCACCGGGCGGATCGCGGCACAGAAGCTGCGTACGACCGTGTTGTCGGACGACGAAGGCCGCGAAGTCATCATCCCCAACAAGAACTTCGTCAGCGAAGAAGTGGTCAATTGGATGGGAGCCGGGCGATTGAACGTGATCCCCATCGAAGTCGCCGTCACTCGCGACGAACGACCTGCCGACATCTGTCGGCTGCTCTACGAGTTAGTGCTAGAACAAGACGACGTTCTGCTGACCCCAGCACCGCAAGCGACGCTGGTTTGCATCGGTCAACGGTCGCAACGAATCGAAGTTCGTGCTTGGATCGAAGAGGGCCAGGACGCACACCGATTCCGCGATTCTCTACTGACGGTGACTCGGCGGTTCCTGGAAGAACGAAAACTGTTGGCGAAAAATCAGCCAACTCAACCAAGCATCCATGAAGCCGGTGACGAACCAAGACGAAGCCCTTTCCACCCCAAAAACGCTCGCAAACGATCCGCGTAA